A single Roseinatronobacter monicus DNA region contains:
- a CDS encoding YifB family Mg chelatase-like AAA ATPase, producing the protein MVARALTVAFVGIEARLVEVQCALSPGLPSFQIVGLPDKAVSEARERVRAALSALSVALPSKRITINLSPADMPKEGSHFDLPIAMSLLAALEIIPAEEVADTVALGELSLDGALVAVSGALPAAMTAAEGGYTLFCPAGCGAEAAWVADTRVFAPTSLAQVIRHYTGQAPLSPASPGEVIREGSARDLFDVKGQERAKRALEIAASGRHHMLMVGTPGSGKSMLAARMPGILPDLSAAEALETSMVHSISGLLEQGGISRARPFREPHHTASVAAIVGGGKGAKPGEISLAHNGVLFLDELPEFPRMVLETLRQPIETGEVVVARANAHIRYPCRFLLIAAANPCKCGYLSEPARACARAPACGEDYMGRISGPLMDRFDLRVEVPPVAFSDLDLPPSGDSSAIVAARVAQARAVQSARFAGYEGLRVNADAEGALLEEIAAPDAEGRALLTRAAERFGLTARGYHRLLRVARTIADLEGAPVIRAPHMAEAISYRLMGMVDTVSG; encoded by the coding sequence ATGGTCGCTCGGGCCTTGACTGTTGCATTTGTGGGGATCGAGGCGCGCTTGGTCGAAGTGCAATGCGCGCTCTCGCCGGGGTTGCCGTCATTTCAGATTGTTGGCCTGCCCGACAAGGCTGTGTCCGAGGCGCGCGAGCGTGTGCGCGCAGCGCTTTCCGCCCTGTCCGTGGCGCTGCCCTCCAAACGCATCACGATCAATCTGTCCCCGGCTGATATGCCGAAAGAGGGGTCTCATTTCGATCTGCCCATCGCCATGTCGCTTCTGGCAGCACTGGAAATCATACCAGCAGAAGAGGTTGCGGACACAGTCGCCTTGGGCGAGCTGTCACTTGACGGGGCGCTGGTGGCCGTGTCGGGGGCATTGCCTGCGGCCATGACCGCAGCCGAGGGCGGCTACACCCTGTTCTGCCCTGCCGGCTGCGGTGCGGAAGCGGCATGGGTCGCGGATACGCGCGTTTTCGCACCAACCTCACTCGCGCAGGTTATCCGACACTACACCGGACAGGCACCGCTGAGCCCAGCCAGCCCCGGCGAGGTTATCCGCGAAGGGTCCGCGCGTGATTTGTTCGATGTGAAAGGGCAGGAGCGCGCCAAGCGTGCGCTGGAAATCGCGGCATCGGGGCGGCATCACATGTTGATGGTCGGAACACCGGGGTCAGGCAAATCTATGCTGGCCGCGCGCATGCCCGGCATCCTGCCCGACCTCAGCGCGGCCGAGGCGTTGGAGACGTCGATGGTGCATTCCATCTCTGGCTTGCTGGAACAGGGCGGGATTTCGCGCGCGCGCCCCTTCAGAGAGCCGCATCACACAGCCTCTGTTGCGGCAATTGTGGGGGGCGGCAAGGGGGCGAAACCGGGTGAGATTTCGCTGGCCCATAATGGCGTGCTGTTCCTGGATGAGTTGCCCGAATTTCCACGCATGGTGTTGGAAACCCTGCGCCAGCCCATTGAGACGGGCGAGGTGGTGGTCGCGCGTGCCAATGCCCATATCCGCTATCCGTGCCGTTTTCTGCTGATCGCGGCGGCCAATCCGTGCAAATGCGGCTATCTGTCGGAACCCGCCCGCGCTTGTGCGCGCGCCCCGGCTTGCGGCGAAGATTACATGGGGCGCATATCCGGCCCCTTGATGGACCGCTTCGATCTGCGTGTCGAAGTGCCGCCGGTCGCGTTTTCGGATCTCGATTTGCCGCCATCGGGCGACAGCTCTGCCATCGTGGCGGCGCGCGTGGCGCAGGCGCGCGCTGTGCAATCGGCGCGGTTTGCGGGTTATGAGGGCTTGCGCGTCAATGCCGATGCAGAAGGCGCGCTGCTGGAAGAAATCGCAGCCCCCGATGCCGAAGGGCGCGCCCTTCTGACGCGCGCGGCGGAACGCTTTGGCCTGACCGCGCGCGGCTATCACCGCCTGTTGCGGGTTGCGCGCACGATCGCAGACTTGGAAGGCGCGCCCGTGATCCGTGCGCCGCATATGGCCGAGGCGATCAGCTATCGCCTGATGGGGATGGTGGACACTGTGAGCGGATGA
- the dut gene encoding dUTP diphosphatase: protein MSVTVKFLRLPDSDPAVPLPAYATPGAAGADIRANFPAEARVTGLLLAPMARMLVPTGLACEIPQGYEMQIRARSGLALRHGIALPNAPATIDSDYRGPIGVILVNLGDEAFLIEHGARIAQIIIAPVVQARFQSTDTLGDTSRGAGAYGSTGLK from the coding sequence ATGAGTGTTACCGTCAAGTTCCTGCGCCTGCCCGACAGTGACCCCGCAGTGCCCCTGCCCGCGTATGCGACCCCGGGGGCTGCGGGGGCGGATATTCGCGCCAATTTCCCAGCCGAGGCGCGCGTGACCGGGCTGCTGCTGGCCCCTATGGCGCGCATGTTGGTGCCAACCGGACTGGCCTGCGAGATACCGCAAGGGTATGAGATGCAGATCCGCGCGCGCTCTGGTCTGGCGCTGCGTCATGGCATTGCGCTGCCCAATGCACCGGCCACAATCGACAGCGATTATCGTGGCCCCATCGGTGTTATTCTTGTTAACTTGGGGGACGAGGCGTTCCTTATCGAGCATGGCGCGCGGATTGCGCAGATCATCATTGCGCCCGTTGTTCAGGCCCGCTTTCAGAGCACTGACACGCTGGGCGACACATCACGCGGTGCGGGTGCTTACGGCTCTACAGGGTTGAAATAG
- a CDS encoding penicillin-binding protein activator — translation MRNQSQTSQSRGLSRRSLLLSAAASMAVAACDVPAIGPLSTGPAADPSQPVPVALMLPGGGGNEERETLARNLENAARLAVADLQGVEIDLRIYQTGGSAERAAAMAARAINDGAQIIVGPLFADSARAVGPVAAQAGVNVLSFSNNPDVAGGNVFLLGPMFEPTATRLLTYAASQNKGRVMILSEQNEAGEVGARSMRRAADRTGASIVASESYEFSQRGIVDSLPRISSAAQSSGAQSIFMTASSAGALPLLAELLPENGISPSSFQFMGLTRWDIPPATLQLSGLQGGWFALPDPTLTSQFESRYRAAYGSTPNAVAALAYDGIAAVGALASRGGNAPFSAASITQGSGFAGVTGVFRLRADGSNERGLAIAEIRDQRVNVLSPAPRSFAGGGS, via the coding sequence ATGCGCAATCAGTCCCAAACCAGCCAGAGCCGAGGCCTGTCCAGGCGGTCCCTGCTGTTGTCTGCTGCCGCGTCGATGGCGGTTGCCGCCTGTGATGTGCCCGCGATTGGCCCGCTGAGCACTGGCCCGGCGGCGGACCCGTCACAGCCGGTTCCGGTGGCCCTGATGCTGCCCGGCGGCGGCGGCAATGAAGAAAGAGAGACACTTGCGCGCAATCTTGAGAATGCAGCGCGGCTGGCAGTGGCCGATCTGCAAGGTGTCGAGATTGACCTGAGAATTTACCAGACCGGCGGCTCGGCCGAACGCGCGGCCGCGATGGCTGCACGCGCAATCAATGATGGCGCGCAGATCATTGTCGGCCCGCTTTTCGCCGATTCGGCCAGAGCGGTGGGGCCGGTTGCGGCTCAGGCCGGGGTCAATGTGCTGAGCTTCTCCAACAACCCTGACGTCGCAGGCGGCAATGTCTTTTTGCTTGGACCGATGTTCGAGCCGACGGCCACACGGTTGCTGACCTACGCGGCATCGCAGAACAAAGGGCGGGTGATGATCCTGTCCGAACAAAACGAGGCAGGCGAGGTTGGCGCGCGCTCGATGCGGCGTGCCGCCGACCGGACGGGTGCCAGCATTGTTGCGTCTGAATCCTATGAGTTCTCGCAGCGGGGGATTGTCGATTCCTTGCCGCGTATTTCATCTGCCGCGCAGTCATCCGGCGCACAAAGCATTTTCATGACAGCCAGTTCCGCAGGGGCCTTGCCGCTTCTGGCAGAATTGCTGCCTGAAAACGGTATATCACCCAGCAGCTTTCAGTTTATGGGGCTGACGCGGTGGGATATTCCGCCCGCCACGCTGCAATTGAGCGGGTTGCAAGGGGGGTGGTTCGCACTGCCTGACCCGACGCTGACCTCGCAATTCGAATCGCGATATCGCGCGGCCTATGGGTCGACCCCGAACGCAGTTGCCGCACTGGCCTATGACGGGATCGCCGCTGTCGGCGCCCTTGCCAGCCGTGGCGGCAATGCACCATTCTCGGCAGCTTCGATCACCCAAGGGTCGGGTTTCGCTGGTGTGACAGGGGTGTTCCGCCTGCGCGCGGATGGCAGCAACGAGCGCGGTCTGGCGATTGCCGAAATCCGGGATCAGCGGGTGAATGTGCTAAGCCCCGCACCCCGCAGCTTTGCCGGGGGTGGGTCCTGA
- a CDS encoding YraN family protein, whose amino-acid sequence MRQARNYQAGLAAEASVLRHYLASGHSLLAQRYRGVHGEIDLVLQRGSDVIFVEVKKSRSFDAAALRLGAQQIDRIFQTASEFLGTQPQGQMTPARFDVALVNAHGEVSVLENALAA is encoded by the coding sequence GTGAGGCAGGCGCGCAACTATCAGGCCGGATTGGCCGCCGAGGCATCGGTCTTGCGGCACTATCTTGCGTCGGGCCATTCCCTGCTCGCGCAACGCTATCGCGGTGTGCATGGTGAGATTGACCTTGTCTTGCAGCGTGGCAGCGATGTGATCTTTGTCGAGGTGAAGAAAAGCCGCAGCTTTGACGCCGCTGCACTGCGTCTGGGCGCGCAGCAGATTGATCGCATATTCCAGACCGCAAGCGAATTTCTGGGCACGCAGCCGCAAGGGCAGATGACACCGGCGCGGTTTGATGTGGCGCTGGTCAACGCGCATGGCGAAGTTTCCGTGCTGGAGAATGCTTTGGCCGCCTGA
- a CDS encoding alpha/beta hydrolase yields MIWQLKVMRVAMRHAVRRSLGRQRDSLAARKWFERGAWLNARGRPYKTFIPDTFDIEARDLPALWTALPDQSERFILYFHGGGYVMGNPRTHAALANFLTRKTCLPDYRLAPEHPFPAAFDDAVGIWNALMARGVPASSVVVGGDSAGGGLALALLGHLCATDQPRPACVFAFSPFTDLSLSGASITQNAQSELLLPPHRLEQLRDRVLAGADPRDPRISPLFGNFKGAPPVLIQVARSEILRDDSRRMAEVLQRDGVDVTLQEWGNLPHVWQFFHGWLPEARKALGDAALFIRSQCPPSPSGDS; encoded by the coding sequence ATGATCTGGCAGTTGAAGGTCATGCGTGTCGCCATGCGCCACGCCGTGCGCCGGTCACTGGGGCGCCAGCGCGACAGTCTGGCGGCGCGCAAATGGTTCGAGCGTGGCGCTTGGCTGAACGCGCGTGGCCGCCCATACAAGACCTTCATTCCAGATACATTCGACATTGAGGCGCGCGATCTGCCCGCGCTGTGGACCGCCCTGCCCGACCAATCAGAGCGGTTTATTCTGTATTTTCATGGTGGCGGCTATGTCATGGGCAATCCGCGCACCCATGCCGCACTTGCGAATTTCCTGACACGAAAAACCTGCCTGCCAGATTATCGCCTTGCACCCGAGCATCCCTTCCCAGCCGCGTTTGACGATGCTGTGGGGATATGGAATGCGCTGATGGCGCGGGGTGTGCCTGCCAGTTCGGTGGTCGTTGGGGGTGATTCGGCGGGCGGGGGGCTGGCGCTGGCCTTGCTCGGCCATCTTTGCGCGACAGACCAGCCACGTCCCGCTTGCGTTTTCGCGTTCTCTCCCTTCACTGATCTGTCCTTGTCGGGTGCATCCATCACGCAAAACGCACAGAGTGAGTTGCTCTTGCCGCCGCACCGGTTGGAGCAGTTGCGCGACCGTGTTCTGGCCGGGGCCGATCCGCGCGATCCGCGCATCTCGCCGTTATTCGGCAATTTCAAAGGCGCGCCCCCTGTCCTGATTCAGGTTGCGCGCAGCGAGATATTGCGTGACGATTCGCGCCGCATGGCAGAGGTGTTGCAGCGCGATGGCGTAGACGTGACGCTACAGGAATGGGGCAACCTGCCCCATGTCTGGCAGTTTTTTCATGGCTGGCTGCCAGAGGCGCGCAAAGCCTTGGGCGATGCGGCCCTGTTCATCCGCTCACAGTGTCCACCATCCCCATCAGGCGATAGCTGA
- the coaBC gene encoding bifunctional phosphopantothenoylcysteine decarboxylase/phosphopantothenate--cysteine ligase CoaBC has translation MLAGKRVTLIIGGGIAAYKCLDLIRQLRRAGAEVIPVLTRAGTEFVTPLSVAALAGMQVYQDLFDLKDEAEMGHIQLSRAADLLVVAPATADMMAKMTGGHADDLATTLLLATDKPVLIAPAMNLRMWSHPATQRNLAQLHADGVRSVGPNSGDMACGEYGPGRMAEPDEILSAIAAQFSAGPMSGKRVLVTSGPTHEPIDPVRYIANRSSGAQGAALAVALRDLGAEVIFVTGPASVPPPAGVAVHRIETAREMLAAVEAALPVDAAIFAAAVADWRVENSLTQKIKKVAQTSPSITLSENPDILATVCAHPERPKLVIGFAAETENVVPHATAKRLRKGCDWIVANDVSPATGIMGGSNNTVHLITEAGAEDWPPLPKSEVAQRLAARIAEALA, from the coding sequence ATGTTGGCCGGAAAACGTGTCACGCTGATTATTGGTGGCGGAATCGCGGCATATAAATGCCTTGATCTGATCCGCCAGTTGCGCCGCGCGGGCGCAGAGGTGATCCCTGTCCTGACGCGCGCAGGCACGGAATTTGTCACCCCCCTTTCGGTGGCCGCACTTGCAGGGATGCAGGTTTACCAAGACCTGTTCGACCTGAAAGACGAGGCCGAAATGGGCCATATCCAGTTGTCGCGCGCCGCTGATCTATTGGTTGTGGCCCCCGCAACCGCCGATATGATGGCGAAAATGACCGGTGGCCATGCCGATGATCTGGCGACGACGTTGCTGTTGGCAACCGATAAACCTGTCCTGATTGCACCTGCGATGAATTTGCGCATGTGGTCCCACCCCGCGACCCAGCGCAATCTGGCGCAGTTGCATGCCGATGGGGTGAGAAGCGTCGGTCCCAATAGTGGTGATATGGCGTGCGGTGAATATGGTCCCGGACGCATGGCCGAACCGGACGAGATCCTGTCAGCCATTGCCGCACAGTTCAGCGCGGGGCCAATGTCGGGCAAACGGGTGCTGGTCACATCCGGTCCGACACATGAACCGATTGACCCAGTGCGGTATATCGCCAACCGGTCGTCGGGCGCGCAGGGAGCGGCACTTGCGGTTGCGTTGCGTGATCTGGGCGCGGAGGTGATCTTTGTCACAGGACCGGCCAGTGTGCCGCCGCCCGCTGGAGTGGCTGTGCACCGCATTGAGACTGCGCGCGAGATGCTGGCGGCGGTTGAGGCCGCACTGCCGGTCGATGCGGCGATTTTTGCCGCCGCTGTTGCAGATTGGCGCGTCGAGAACAGCTTGACGCAAAAGATTAAGAAGGTGGCACAAACCTCTCCAAGCATTACACTTTCTGAGAACCCGGATATTCTTGCGACTGTCTGCGCGCACCCCGAACGGCCAAAGCTGGTGATCGGTTTTGCTGCGGAAACCGAGAATGTGGTTCCCCATGCAACGGCAAAACGCCTGCGCAAAGGGTGCGACTGGATCGTGGCGAATGACGTCTCGCCCGCGACAGGGATCATGGGGGGCAGCAACAACACGGTGCATCTGATTACCGAAGCGGGGGCCGAAGATTGGCCACCCTTGCCAAAAAGTGAAGTCGCGCAGCGTTTGGCCGCGCGCATAGCCGAGGCATTGGCATGA
- the rsmI gene encoding 16S rRNA (cytidine(1402)-2'-O)-methyltransferase gives MPEHEDDITPLTQDTRPSASFASGLYLIATPIGAARDITLRALDLLAGCDILVAEDTRSLRRLMEIHGVALGGRKIFAYHDHNGAQMRPRLLNALQRGKSVLYASEAGTPLVADPGFQLARSVIAEGHEVIAAPGPSAMLAALMVAGLPSDRFCFMGFAPAQAGARRKYLEEAAAIPATLIFYESPKRINRFLDELCEILGSDRQAALCRELTKKHEEILRMPLGDMAQALSDRTLRGEIVLVIDRGEKQIADAQSLDDALGAALETMRLKDAVAQVASDLDLPRRQVYQAALAKEKGKTE, from the coding sequence ATGCCTGAACATGAAGATGACATCACGCCCCTGACGCAAGATACGCGGCCAAGCGCCAGTTTTGCGTCCGGCCTCTATCTGATCGCAACGCCGATTGGTGCGGCGCGCGACATCACGCTGCGCGCCCTCGATCTGCTGGCGGGCTGCGATATTCTGGTGGCCGAAGATACGCGCAGTCTGCGCAGATTGATGGAAATTCATGGTGTGGCACTTGGTGGGCGGAAAATATTTGCCTATCACGATCACAACGGCGCACAGATGCGCCCCAGATTGCTGAACGCACTCCAGCGGGGCAAATCGGTTCTCTATGCATCCGAGGCCGGAACGCCGCTGGTTGCCGACCCCGGATTTCAGCTTGCCCGATCCGTGATCGCCGAAGGGCATGAGGTGATCGCAGCGCCCGGCCCTTCGGCCATGCTGGCCGCGCTTATGGTTGCGGGGCTGCCCAGTGACCGGTTTTGCTTCATGGGGTTTGCCCCCGCACAGGCAGGCGCAAGGCGCAAGTATCTTGAAGAAGCCGCCGCCATTCCGGCAACGCTTATTTTTTATGAATCGCCCAAGCGGATTAACAGATTCTTAGATGAATTATGCGAGATATTGGGCAGCGACCGACAGGCGGCGCTGTGTCGGGAGCTGACAAAGAAGCATGAAGAAATCTTGCGAATGCCGCTTGGGGACATGGCACAAGCGCTGTCAGACAGGACATTGCGCGGTGAAATCGTGCTGGTGATTGATCGGGGTGAGAAACAAATTGCCGATGCGCAATCACTTGATGACGCATTGGGGGCCGCATTGGAAACGATGCGCCTAAAGGATGCAGTGGCGCAGGTCGCCAGTGACCTCGATCTGCCCCGCAGGCAGGTTTATCAAGCGGCTCTGGCCAAGGAAAAGGGCAAGACGGAGTGA
- the gshB gene encoding glutathione synthase, translated as MALRVAFQMDPIETVDIDADSSFRIALEAQERGHELYVYTPEKLIFSEGRVMALARSVTLHKVKGAHVTFGAEEMLDLAQIDVVWLRQDPPFDMGYITTTHLLDMIHPATLVVNDPFWVRNYPEKLLVLKFPDLTPPTMIARDLATIRTFKAEHGDVILKPLYGNGGAGVFRLDPNDRNLASLYELFAGINREPLIVQKFLPAVAKGDKRIILVDGVAIGAINRVPAVGETRSNMHVGGRPERVAMTQRDHDICAAIGPLLREKGQIFVGIDVIGDYLTEINVTSPTGLQELERFDGVNGAKLIWEAIEARRTS; from the coding sequence ATGGCGTTGCGTGTTGCCTTTCAGATGGACCCGATTGAAACTGTCGATATCGACGCGGACAGCAGTTTCCGCATCGCGCTGGAAGCGCAGGAACGCGGGCATGAGTTGTATGTCTACACCCCTGAAAAACTGATTTTCAGCGAAGGGCGCGTCATGGCATTGGCGCGCAGCGTGACCTTGCACAAGGTCAAGGGCGCGCATGTCACCTTCGGCGCGGAAGAGATGCTTGATCTGGCCCAAATCGATGTGGTCTGGCTGCGGCAAGACCCGCCTTTTGACATGGGTTATATCACGACAACGCATTTGCTGGACATGATCCACCCCGCCACATTGGTGGTGAATGACCCGTTCTGGGTGCGCAATTACCCCGAAAAGCTGCTGGTGCTGAAATTCCCGGACCTGACGCCGCCGACAATGATCGCGCGCGATCTGGCCACGATCCGCACCTTCAAGGCCGAGCATGGCGATGTGATTCTGAAGCCGCTTTACGGCAATGGCGGCGCGGGCGTGTTCCGGCTGGACCCCAATGACCGCAACCTTGCGTCGCTGTATGAATTATTTGCGGGCATCAACCGCGAGCCGTTGATCGTGCAGAAATTTCTGCCCGCTGTAGCCAAGGGCGACAAGCGCATCATTCTGGTGGACGGGGTTGCCATTGGTGCAATCAACCGCGTGCCTGCGGTGGGCGAGACGCGCTCGAACATGCATGTGGGGGGGCGGCCAGAGCGCGTGGCGATGACACAGCGTGACCACGACATCTGCGCGGCCATCGGCCCGTTGCTGCGCGAAAAGGGTCAGATTTTCGTCGGCATCGATGTGATTGGCGATTACCTGACGGAAATCAACGTGACCTCGCCCACAGGGTTGCAGGAGCTAGAACGCTTCGACGGGGTGAATGGCGCGAAACTGATCTGGGAAGCGATAGAGGCCCGTCGCACGTCATGA
- a CDS encoding RNA polymerase factor sigma-32: MSLDFSDDRRMSRKAMKAELLDAETELGLARAWRDHRDEQALHRLITAYMRLAISMAGKFRRYGAPMNDLIQEAGLGLMKAAEKFDPERGVRFSTYAVWWIRASIQDYVMRNWSMVRTGSTSSQKTLFFNLRRVQAKFEREALARGEELDRHQLREMISREVGVPLHDVEMMEGRLSGSDFSLNAMQSSDEDGRGWIDALEDDTPQAGAEVEQAHDIAQLRDWLIVAMKGLSERERFIVRERKLRDDPRTLESLGEELGLSKERIRQVEAAAFQKMRKSLETQSKEVFHFLT, translated from the coding sequence ATGTCACTGGATTTTTCCGACGATCGCAGAATGTCTCGCAAGGCGATGAAGGCCGAATTGCTGGACGCCGAAACAGAACTGGGGCTGGCGCGCGCGTGGCGCGATCATCGGGATGAACAAGCGCTGCACCGGCTGATTACAGCTTACATGCGGCTTGCAATCTCGATGGCTGGCAAATTCCGCCGCTATGGCGCGCCCATGAATGACCTTATTCAAGAAGCCGGTTTGGGGCTTATGAAAGCCGCCGAAAAATTTGACCCTGAACGCGGGGTGCGGTTCTCGACCTATGCTGTGTGGTGGATACGGGCAAGCATTCAGGATTATGTCATGCGCAACTGGTCGATGGTGCGCACCGGATCAACCTCTAGCCAGAAAACCCTGTTTTTTAATTTGCGCCGCGTACAGGCCAAATTCGAGCGCGAAGCCTTGGCGCGCGGTGAGGAGCTAGACCGGCACCAACTGCGCGAGATGATTTCGCGCGAAGTGGGTGTGCCGCTGCATGATGTGGAAATGATGGAAGGGCGTTTGTCCGGCTCTGATTTTTCGCTCAACGCCATGCAGTCGTCGGATGAGGACGGGCGCGGATGGATTGATGCGCTGGAAGATGACACACCGCAGGCAGGGGCGGAGGTTGAGCAAGCGCATGACATAGCACAATTGCGCGACTGGTTGATCGTGGCGATGAAGGGGCTGAGCGAGAGAGAGCGTTTTATCGTACGTGAACGCAAACTGCGGGACGACCCGCGCACATTGGAATCACTGGGTGAGGAATTGGGCCTGTCCAAGGAGCGTATTCGTCAGGTCGAAGCCGCGGCATTCCAGAAAATGCGCAAAAGCCTTGAGACTCAGTCTAAGGAAGTGTTTCACTTCCTGACATGA